The proteins below come from a single Anderseniella sp. Alg231-50 genomic window:
- a CDS encoding DCC1-like thiol-disulfide oxidoreductase family protein — translation MTSPAITLVYDGDCPVCRNYTQHLSIKQAAGTFELLNARDNPPIVKEINALNLDMDEGFVLKIGDQFYHGADAIHTLALLSTQTGVFNRMNFLVFRSKTLSRILYPILKTGRALLLAMLGNTKLNNLENRE, via the coding sequence ATGACATCTCCTGCAATCACCCTTGTTTATGACGGCGATTGCCCGGTTTGCCGGAACTATACCCAACATTTGTCAATCAAGCAGGCCGCCGGGACTTTCGAGCTTCTCAATGCTCGCGACAACCCGCCAATCGTCAAGGAAATCAACGCACTGAACCTTGATATGGACGAAGGTTTTGTCCTCAAGATCGGAGATCAGTTCTATCATGGCGCGGACGCCATCCACACCCTGGCATTGCTGAGCACCCAAACCGGTGTGTTCAACAGGATGAACTTCCTGGTTTTCAGGTCAAAAACCCTGTCCAGGATCCTCTATCCGATTCTCAAGACAGGCCGCGCCCTGCTGTTGGCTATGCTTGGAAATACCAAGCTGAACAATCTGGAAAACCGGGAATGA
- a CDS encoding DUF2783 domain-containing protein, producing MSQGDQLVTALNMAEHDDFYADLLNAHDGLSDEESQAFNARLILILANHIGNPDVLKQALLAAR from the coding sequence ATGTCACAGGGTGACCAGCTTGTTACGGCACTGAACATGGCTGAACATGACGACTTTTATGCGGATCTCTTAAACGCCCATGACGGATTGAGCGACGAAGAGAGCCAGGCATTCAATGCCCGCCTCATTCTCATACTGGCCAATCATATTGGAAACCCTGATGTGCTGAAGCAGGCATTGCTGGCGGCCCGGTAA
- a CDS encoding FAD-dependent monooxygenase codes for MSSYDYQPFEYSVAPELSGKGTGPYPVVIIGAGPVGLSAAIDLALHGVRCVVLDDNDVVSVGSRAICWAKRTLEIFDRLGVGERMVEKGVTWKVGRLFHRDREVYSFDLLQQAGHKMPAFINLQQYHVEQYLVDRCADFPDLIDLRWKNKVTGIGQHKDAVTLQVSTPDGDYDLEAGFAVACDGARSPVRSMLGLSFEGTHFDERFLIADVEMKADFPSERWFWFEPPFHSGQSALLHKQPDNIYRIDLQLGANADAEEESKPERVVPRIKAMMGDRPFELDWVSVYSFQCARLERFVHGRIVFAGDSAHVVSPFGARGGNGGIQDIDNLCWKLAQIVRFQVPTELLETYNTERVEAADENLSNSARATSFMTPKSAMEKRFQEATLRLAGEVEFARTLVNSGRLSVPCSYAAKHQNLGVEHKLPEPACPGAPAQDAPLGDDWLLNRTGNNFCLLLIGLSMPDGEEPPDGVVILEVEASDDVRARYLGDEPQALYLLRPDQHIVARWTQYSRSCVSEAISGVLANNRENFHVTG; via the coding sequence ATGAGCAGTTACGACTACCAGCCGTTCGAATACTCCGTCGCACCGGAACTGTCGGGCAAAGGCACTGGTCCTTATCCGGTTGTCATAATAGGTGCCGGACCGGTTGGGCTCAGCGCAGCAATCGACCTGGCGCTGCATGGAGTGCGCTGTGTCGTGCTGGACGACAATGATGTGGTGTCGGTCGGCTCCCGGGCCATTTGCTGGGCCAAGCGCACGCTGGAAATATTCGACAGGCTCGGTGTCGGCGAGCGCATGGTGGAAAAAGGCGTGACCTGGAAAGTCGGACGGTTGTTCCATCGTGACCGCGAGGTCTACAGTTTTGACCTGCTGCAGCAGGCCGGACACAAAATGCCCGCCTTCATCAATCTGCAGCAGTACCATGTCGAGCAATATCTGGTTGACAGATGTGCCGACTTTCCAGATCTGATCGATCTCAGGTGGAAGAACAAGGTAACCGGCATTGGACAGCACAAGGACGCGGTAACGCTTCAAGTCTCCACGCCGGACGGCGACTATGACCTGGAAGCGGGTTTCGCTGTTGCCTGCGATGGCGCGCGCTCGCCGGTTCGTTCAATGCTCGGCCTGTCGTTCGAAGGCACGCATTTCGATGAACGGTTTCTGATAGCAGATGTCGAGATGAAGGCGGATTTTCCGTCCGAGCGCTGGTTCTGGTTTGAACCGCCGTTTCATTCAGGCCAGTCTGCCCTGCTGCACAAGCAACCGGACAATATTTACCGCATTGACCTGCAATTGGGCGCAAATGCCGATGCGGAGGAAGAGAGCAAACCGGAGCGGGTTGTTCCCCGCATCAAGGCGATGATGGGAGATCGTCCCTTCGAGCTTGACTGGGTCTCGGTGTATTCGTTTCAGTGCGCCCGGCTCGAGCGCTTCGTTCACGGCAGGATCGTCTTTGCTGGTGATTCAGCGCACGTGGTTTCGCCGTTCGGTGCCCGTGGCGGCAATGGCGGTATCCAGGACATAGACAATCTGTGCTGGAAACTTGCCCAGATTGTCAGGTTTCAGGTGCCGACTGAGCTGTTGGAAACCTACAATACGGAACGCGTTGAGGCAGCGGATGAAAACCTGTCGAATTCCGCGCGTGCCACGTCCTTCATGACGCCGAAGTCGGCGATGGAGAAACGGTTTCAGGAAGCAACGCTGCGCCTGGCAGGTGAGGTGGAATTTGCCCGGACCCTGGTCAATTCCGGGCGCTTGTCGGTGCCATGCAGTTATGCTGCCAAACATCAAAACCTTGGCGTGGAACACAAACTTCCTGAACCGGCGTGTCCCGGTGCACCAGCCCAGGACGCACCCCTGGGCGATGACTGGCTGTTGAACAGGACCGGCAATAATTTCTGTCTGCTGTTGATAGGATTGTCGATGCCGGACGGGGAAGAACCACCCGATGGTGTTGTGATCCTGGAAGTAGAGGCAAGTGACGATGTTCGCGCGCGCTATCTGGGTGATGAGCCACAGGCGCTTTACCTGTTGCGGCCGGACCAGCACATCGTCGCCAGATGGACGCAGTATTCAAGGAGCTGTGTGAGCGAGGCAATATCAGGTGTGCTGGCAAACAACCGGGAGAACTTTCATGTCACAGGGTGA
- a CDS encoding MBL fold metallo-hydrolase, translated as MAKQFASTGDMEEKKISFNEIGDNLYAFTAEGDPNTGVIIGDDSVMIVDAQATPRLAGKVIEKIRTVTDKPITHVVLSHYHAVRVLGASAYGSNEVIMSEMARAMVVERGQEDWDSEFERFPRLFQGHESIPGLTWPTATFNDRMTVYLGNRRIDLMYLGRAHTAGDIVAHVPDANVMFTGDIVEYKSACYCGDGHFLDWPETLETIRDWDVDAIAPGRGDALVGREMVGEALDLTADFVRSTFNPVARIALKGGDLKAAYEACREQCDPKFSDYAIYEHCLPFNVARAFDEARDVDTPRIWTAARDKQMWEALQG; from the coding sequence ATGGCTAAACAATTCGCATCCACCGGTGACATGGAAGAGAAGAAGATTTCATTCAACGAGATCGGCGACAACCTGTACGCCTTTACCGCTGAAGGTGATCCGAACACCGGCGTTATCATTGGCGATGACAGTGTGATGATCGTTGACGCGCAGGCCACGCCCCGGCTTGCCGGCAAGGTCATCGAGAAAATCAGAACCGTGACCGACAAGCCGATCACGCATGTGGTGCTGAGCCATTATCATGCGGTACGCGTGCTTGGCGCGTCTGCCTATGGTTCCAATGAGGTCATCATGTCCGAAATGGCCCGCGCCATGGTTGTTGAACGTGGCCAGGAGGACTGGGATTCGGAGTTTGAACGGTTTCCCCGGTTGTTTCAGGGCCATGAAAGCATCCCAGGCCTGACCTGGCCCACAGCGACTTTCAATGACCGCATGACGGTCTATCTCGGCAATCGCCGCATCGACCTGATGTACCTCGGACGAGCCCACACTGCCGGTGATATCGTGGCCCATGTGCCCGATGCAAACGTCATGTTTACCGGGGACATCGTCGAGTACAAATCTGCGTGTTATTGCGGGGACGGGCATTTCCTGGATTGGCCGGAAACGCTTGAGACCATACGCGACTGGGATGTCGATGCGATCGCACCGGGCAGGGGGGACGCGCTTGTCGGCCGTGAAATGGTTGGCGAGGCGCTTGATCTTACCGCCGACTTTGTTCGCTCAACCTTCAATCCGGTTGCCCGGATTGCCCTGAAGGGCGGCGATCTGAAGGCTGCATACGAGGCATGCCGCGAACAATGTGATCCGAAGTTTTCCGACTATGCCATCTATGAACACTGCCTGCCATTCAATGTGGCACGCGCTTTCGATGAGGCTCGCGATGTGGATACGCCGCGCATCTGGACCGCGGCCCGCGACAAGCAGATGTGGGAAGCGCTGCAGGGTTAG
- a CDS encoding fumarylacetoacetate hydrolase family protein — translation MKLASLDNGTRDGSLVIVTSDLTRCVGVSAIAPTLQQALDNWDEVTPELARHAALLERDEDMGGPFEQSRCRSPLPRAFQWADGSAFVNHVELVRKARGAQMPESFWAEPLMYQGGSDSFLDPHGEIVLAHEAWGMDFEAEIAVVTNDVPMGVSREAALDHVVLIMLANDVSLRNLIPGELAKGFGFFQSKPSTAFSPIAVTPDELGTAWADGKLHLPLLSDLNGKAFGKPDAGVDMTFDFGDLICHAARSRPLCAGSIIGSGTVSNKGPEGSPGKSVTDGGAGYSCIAELRMVETIRDGSAHTPFMSFGDVVDIRMMTEAGSSIFGSITQKVVRHHG, via the coding sequence ATGAAGCTGGCATCCCTTGATAATGGCACCCGCGACGGTTCTCTCGTGATCGTAACATCCGACCTGACACGGTGTGTTGGTGTGTCCGCGATTGCGCCAACCCTGCAGCAGGCACTGGACAACTGGGACGAAGTAACCCCGGAGCTGGCACGTCACGCTGCGTTGCTGGAACGCGACGAAGACATGGGCGGGCCGTTCGAGCAATCCCGCTGCCGGTCACCGCTGCCTCGCGCGTTCCAGTGGGCAGATGGATCGGCCTTCGTGAACCATGTGGAACTGGTTCGAAAAGCCCGTGGCGCGCAAATGCCTGAAAGCTTCTGGGCAGAGCCGCTGATGTACCAGGGCGGGTCGGACAGTTTTCTGGATCCGCACGGTGAAATCGTGCTGGCGCATGAAGCCTGGGGCATGGATTTCGAAGCCGAGATTGCGGTTGTCACCAATGATGTGCCGATGGGGGTGTCGCGCGAGGCGGCACTCGACCATGTTGTGCTGATCATGCTGGCCAATGACGTGTCTCTGCGAAACCTCATACCGGGTGAACTGGCAAAGGGATTCGGGTTTTTCCAGTCCAAGCCGTCAACAGCATTTTCTCCGATAGCTGTAACACCGGACGAGCTCGGGACCGCCTGGGCGGATGGCAAGCTGCATCTGCCGCTATTGTCCGACCTGAACGGCAAGGCGTTCGGTAAACCGGATGCCGGCGTCGACATGACGTTCGATTTCGGCGACCTGATTTGCCATGCCGCACGTAGCCGGCCCCTGTGTGCAGGCTCGATAATCGGTTCCGGTACCGTTTCCAACAAGGGGCCAGAGGGATCGCCGGGCAAGTCGGTCACCGATGGCGGGGCGGGGTATTCCTGTATCGCGGAGTTGCGGATGGTCGAGACTATCCGCGATGGTAGTGCGCACACGCCGTTCATGTCGTTTGGAGATGTCGTGGACATCCGAATGATGACGGAAGCGGGCAGTTCGATTTTTGGCTCAATCACACAAAAGGTTGTCAGACACCATGGCTAA
- the hmgA gene encoding homogentisate 1,2-dioxygenase, translating to MDDMMKLQYQPGFGNDFETEALKGALPQGQNSPQDCAYGLYAEQLSGSPFTALRGQNERSWLYRIRPSVKHVGQFSKLDLPGWKSAPCLDDHDLTPTQLRWDPPPFPDGEVSFVEGMRTVTTAGDVNTQTGMAVHLFFASRSMTAESFFNADGELLIVPQQGRLLVFTEMGKLDVGPCEICLIPRGMKFRVEVIDGPARGYVCENYGAKFTLPERGPIGANCLANPRDFKTPVAAFEDVDEQHTVIMKWCGGLYASDIDHSPMDVVAWHGNYTPFKYDLRTFSPVNAVLFDHPDPSIFTVLTAPSESPGTGNIDFVIFPERWSVAEHTFRPPWYHMNIMSEFMGLIHGVYDAKEEGFVPGGMSLHNCMLPHGPDVDAFEKASTVDLKPHKLENTLAFMFETRFPQHLTSYAARLETLQDDYTDCWDGLEKRFNSEDAG from the coding sequence ATGGACGACATGATGAAACTGCAATACCAGCCGGGCTTCGGGAATGACTTCGAAACAGAGGCCCTGAAAGGCGCCTTGCCACAAGGACAGAATTCACCGCAAGACTGTGCCTACGGGCTTTATGCGGAACAATTGTCAGGCTCTCCGTTCACGGCATTGCGCGGTCAGAACGAAAGATCCTGGCTGTACCGGATCCGGCCGTCGGTGAAGCATGTCGGACAGTTCAGCAAGCTTGATCTGCCCGGTTGGAAAAGCGCCCCGTGCCTTGATGATCATGATTTAACGCCCACACAGCTGCGCTGGGACCCGCCGCCATTCCCTGACGGTGAGGTGTCGTTTGTGGAAGGCATGCGCACGGTTACCACCGCCGGTGATGTGAACACGCAGACCGGCATGGCGGTTCATCTGTTTTTCGCCAGCAGATCAATGACGGCGGAAAGTTTTTTCAATGCTGACGGAGAACTCCTGATCGTGCCGCAGCAGGGCCGGCTCCTGGTGTTCACCGAAATGGGCAAGCTCGACGTGGGCCCGTGCGAAATCTGCCTGATACCACGAGGCATGAAATTCCGGGTCGAGGTGATTGACGGACCGGCGCGCGGATATGTGTGCGAAAACTACGGCGCCAAGTTCACCCTGCCAGAGCGCGGTCCCATCGGCGCAAACTGCCTGGCCAATCCGCGTGACTTCAAGACGCCGGTTGCGGCATTTGAAGATGTGGATGAACAGCACACGGTGATCATGAAATGGTGTGGTGGGCTGTATGCAAGCGACATTGATCACTCGCCCATGGACGTGGTTGCTTGGCATGGCAACTACACCCCTTTCAAATACGACCTGAGGACTTTTTCGCCGGTCAATGCGGTTCTTTTCGATCACCCGGACCCGTCCATTTTCACGGTCCTGACAGCCCCGTCCGAGAGTCCCGGCACCGGCAATATCGATTTTGTCATCTTTCCGGAGCGGTGGTCGGTGGCAGAACACACGTTCCGGCCACCCTGGTATCACATGAACATCATGTCGGAGTTCATGGGGCTGATACACGGCGTCTATGATGCCAAGGAAGAAGGCTTCGTGCCCGGTGGCATGAGCCTGCACAATTGCATGTTGCCGCATGGACCTGATGTTGATGCGTTTGAGAAGGCAAGCACGGTGGACCTGAAACCACACAAGCTGGAAAACACACTGGCATTCATGTTTGAAACCCGGTTTCCACAACACCTGACAAGCTATGCCGCCCGGCTGGAAACCCTGCAGGACGATTACACCGATTGTTGGGATGGCCTGGAAAAACGGTTCAACTCCGAGGATGCCGGATAA
- a CDS encoding MarR family transcriptional regulator, which yields MGQKLQLENFLPYRLNRAAAAASIQLSSIYRKKYGLTVPEWRTLSTLAQFGELTAKQIGAHSSMHKTKVSRAVSSLNTRRWLTRKRDAADRRLEKLNLTLRGEQAYKQLEPRMLEFEVQLLSGLTATERNDMLRGISILEKALGVLDP from the coding sequence ATGGGCCAGAAACTACAGCTGGAGAACTTCCTGCCATACAGGTTGAACCGCGCTGCCGCCGCCGCGAGCATCCAGCTCTCATCCATCTACCGGAAAAAGTATGGTCTCACGGTTCCTGAATGGCGAACCCTTTCCACTCTCGCCCAGTTCGGCGAGCTGACGGCAAAGCAGATCGGTGCACATTCTTCCATGCACAAGACCAAGGTCAGCCGGGCGGTCAGCTCCCTCAACACCAGGCGCTGGCTGACCCGCAAAAGAGATGCCGCGGACCGCAGGCTGGAAAAGCTGAACCTGACGCTACGCGGCGAGCAGGCCTACAAGCAGCTTGAGCCCCGGATGCTGGAGTTCGAGGTTCAGCTTTTGTCCGGACTGACCGCCACGGAGCGTAATGACATGCTGCGCGGCATCTCGATTCTGGAGAAAGCTTTGGGAGTGCTGGATCCGTAG
- a CDS encoding TRAP transporter large permease subunit, translating to MSGPVIGMVAVAAMLAMMALRIPIAISMFLAGAVGYVSVSGWIPLLGYLKTSPYYQMSSYSLSVVPLFLLMGHLATHSGMSKALFNAANVALGRFRGGLSMASIGACAMFGAICGSSLATAATMGQVALPEMKRRKYSDALATGTMAAGGTLGILIPPSVILVIYAILTEQNVAKMFLAAFVPGLLAAAGYLIAIAIYVRLNPEAGPAGEPLSKLQIREALLGSAPAVVVFVVVIGGIYGGIFTPTEAAAFGVIGVGAIALVNGMRWAGLKDALTGTAVSTAMIYMILLGADIFNAFLSQTQLPQTLAASIGGSGLSPMTILIMILVLYLVLGCVIDALSMILLTIPIFFPIISALDFGMSPEHTAIWFGIIVLIVVEVGLITPPVGMNVFVINKLAGDVPLADSFKGVVPFLISDFVRVALLLAFPAITLFMLEIF from the coding sequence ATGAGCGGTCCGGTAATCGGCATGGTTGCCGTGGCGGCGATGCTGGCCATGATGGCGCTGCGCATACCGATTGCCATTTCCATGTTCCTGGCCGGGGCGGTCGGGTATGTGTCGGTTTCCGGATGGATCCCGCTGCTGGGCTACCTGAAGACCAGCCCGTATTACCAGATGTCTTCCTACTCGCTGTCGGTGGTGCCGCTGTTCCTGCTGATGGGGCATCTGGCAACCCATTCAGGCATGTCGAAAGCCTTGTTCAATGCGGCCAATGTCGCGCTTGGCCGGTTCCGCGGCGGTTTGTCCATGGCTTCGATCGGGGCATGTGCGATGTTTGGCGCCATATGCGGGTCTTCCCTGGCAACGGCAGCCACAATGGGGCAGGTCGCCTTGCCGGAAATGAAACGCCGCAAGTATTCCGATGCGCTTGCCACCGGCACAATGGCGGCCGGAGGCACCCTGGGCATCCTGATTCCACCGTCTGTGATCCTGGTGATCTATGCCATTCTCACCGAACAGAATGTCGCTAAAATGTTTCTCGCGGCTTTCGTGCCGGGCCTGCTCGCAGCGGCAGGTTACCTGATCGCCATAGCGATTTATGTCCGGCTCAATCCGGAAGCGGGGCCGGCCGGAGAGCCGCTCAGCAAACTGCAGATACGCGAGGCACTGCTGGGGTCTGCGCCGGCGGTGGTGGTTTTTGTCGTTGTTATCGGCGGTATCTACGGCGGAATATTCACACCCACCGAAGCGGCAGCCTTCGGCGTCATCGGGGTTGGCGCAATAGCCCTGGTCAACGGCATGCGCTGGGCCGGCCTGAAGGACGCCCTGACCGGCACGGCGGTCTCGACGGCGATGATCTACATGATCCTGCTGGGCGCGGACATTTTCAACGCTTTCCTGTCGCAAACCCAGTTGCCGCAAACCCTGGCTGCCTCCATCGGCGGGTCAGGCCTGTCGCCAATGACAATCCTCATCATGATCCTGGTCCTGTACCTGGTGCTGGGCTGCGTGATCGATGCGCTGTCGATGATACTGCTCACCATTCCGATCTTCTTTCCGATTATCAGCGCGCTCGATTTCGGCATGAGTCCGGAGCACACGGCCATCTGGTTCGGCATCATTGTGCTGATTGTTGTGGAAGTCGGGTTGATCACACCGCCGGTGGGCATGAATGTCTTTGTGATCAACAAGCTGGCCGGAGATGTTCCGCTTGCCGACAGCTTCAAGGGCGTCGTGCCGTTTCTGATATCAGACTTCGTGCGGGTGGCGTTGCTGCTGGCGTTCCCGGCCATCACACTGTTCATGCTGGAGATATTTTGA
- a CDS encoding TRAP transporter small permease subunit, with product MGDGVHKGSSLKRVARSIEWLCGAFAVAGGFVLCVIAMTTVVSVLGRKFFGGAITGDFEIVEIGCAVAVSLFLPYCQLNKGNVIVDFFTLKASPAAQRRLDALGCVLLTLVAMLMTWRLGAGGISLYSSNDQTMVLQVGTWWAFLVVVPSMALLSAVGILTTMRALSDDSTTPDNSATPETMS from the coding sequence ATGGGTGACGGCGTCCACAAGGGCTCCAGTCTGAAACGCGTTGCAAGGTCAATTGAGTGGCTTTGCGGCGCGTTCGCTGTTGCCGGTGGCTTCGTCCTGTGCGTCATCGCCATGACGACGGTCGTCAGCGTGCTTGGGCGCAAATTCTTCGGTGGCGCGATTACCGGTGACTTCGAGATCGTGGAGATCGGTTGCGCCGTTGCGGTGTCTCTGTTCCTGCCCTATTGCCAGTTGAACAAGGGCAATGTGATTGTGGACTTTTTTACCCTGAAGGCGTCCCCGGCCGCACAGCGCCGGCTCGACGCATTGGGCTGCGTGCTGCTGACCCTTGTCGCCATGCTGATGACATGGCGCCTCGGGGCCGGCGGCATATCCCTGTATTCCAGCAATGACCAGACGATGGTCCTGCAGGTTGGAACCTGGTGGGCATTTCTCGTTGTAGTGCCGTCAATGGCATTGCTGAGCGCGGTCGGCATTTTGACAACGATGCGAGCCTTGAGTGATGACAGCACCACACCGGACAACTCCGCGACACCGGAAACAATGTCATGA
- a CDS encoding TRAP transporter substrate-binding protein DctP — protein MKFGFKTLLSAGLLASGMALSSMSALAQEVTLKVHHFLPPKATTHAKVLVPWKEAVESQSGGRIKVEIYPAMQLGGKPPQLMDQVRDGVADIVWALPGYSPGRFPKIAVFELPFMVSDATATSQAVQEYYETHAREEFSDVHVLQFHTHARGLFHTVKKPIKSVDDFKGLKMRAPNRGIGEALGALGASAVFMPVPALPEALSKNVVDGAVIPWEIVPALKIHELAPNHTRTPGARGLYTAVFVYAMNKAKYDGLPDDLKKVIDDNSGMAMAKKIGEAWDVAEKPGEGLASAKGNPIIDLSEADIAKMREITKPVTDKWIADMGADGQKLHDAASALLDKYSK, from the coding sequence ATGAAGTTTGGTTTCAAAACGCTGCTGAGTGCAGGGCTGCTGGCGTCCGGCATGGCTCTTTCCAGCATGTCCGCCTTGGCTCAGGAAGTGACGTTGAAGGTTCACCATTTCCTGCCGCCGAAGGCGACGACCCATGCCAAGGTGCTGGTGCCGTGGAAAGAGGCTGTAGAAAGCCAGTCCGGCGGACGGATCAAGGTTGAAATCTATCCGGCCATGCAGCTGGGCGGCAAGCCGCCGCAACTCATGGACCAGGTGCGTGACGGCGTGGCAGACATCGTCTGGGCGCTTCCCGGCTATTCTCCCGGACGATTCCCGAAGATAGCCGTGTTCGAACTGCCATTCATGGTGTCCGATGCGACTGCAACGTCGCAGGCGGTGCAGGAGTATTATGAGACCCATGCCAGGGAAGAGTTTTCAGATGTGCATGTCCTGCAGTTTCACACCCATGCCCGGGGCCTGTTCCACACGGTCAAGAAACCGATCAAGTCCGTGGACGATTTCAAGGGGCTGAAAATGCGCGCGCCTAATCGCGGCATTGGTGAAGCCCTCGGAGCGCTAGGCGCATCGGCAGTCTTCATGCCGGTACCGGCACTGCCGGAAGCCTTGTCCAAGAACGTGGTCGACGGAGCAGTGATCCCGTGGGAGATCGTGCCAGCCCTGAAAATACATGAGCTGGCACCGAACCACACCAGGACGCCCGGCGCTCGTGGCCTGTACACGGCTGTTTTCGTGTATGCGATGAACAAGGCCAAATACGACGGACTTCCAGACGATCTGAAGAAGGTCATTGACGACAATTCGGGCATGGCAATGGCCAAGAAAATCGGGGAAGCATGGGACGTGGCGGAAAAGCCGGGTGAGGGGCTTGCCTCTGCCAAGGGCAACCCGATCATTGATCTGAGTGAAGCCGATATTGCCAAAATGCGTGAGATCACCAAACCGGTCACCGACAAGTGGATTGCCGACATGGGTGCGGACGGGCAAAAGCTGCACGATGCCGCCAGTGCGTTGCTGGACAAATACAGCAAGTGA
- a CDS encoding TetR/AcrR family transcriptional regulator, producing MNSTQNLQSEDRQPRRYSSEESRRLLIEATLESIVEVGFSSTSVSEIVSRAKLSRGMVHLYFDNKDALLIAAARHSAEVYYNTLSEQLDTAGSSPQKVVETVVLSDLGEKLLNEQTIKIWFAFRGEAHANKAIAQFSDTRDDHLRDMIFNAFLEIATAQQATDPGKIARDATHGTLALLEGMWTDYLLHSDSFSRTSAARIIFRFLSALFPQHFNLEGAVVERDLPCTSS from the coding sequence TTGAACAGCACTCAGAACCTGCAATCAGAGGATCGGCAGCCACGCCGGTATTCCAGCGAGGAGAGCCGTCGCCTGCTCATCGAAGCAACGCTTGAGTCAATTGTGGAGGTTGGTTTTTCCAGTACATCGGTCAGCGAGATCGTTAGCCGCGCAAAGCTGTCACGCGGCATGGTTCATCTGTACTTCGACAACAAGGATGCGCTGCTGATCGCCGCCGCGCGGCATTCGGCAGAGGTTTACTACAACACTCTGTCTGAACAGCTGGATACCGCAGGCTCAAGCCCGCAGAAAGTTGTTGAAACTGTTGTATTGAGTGACCTCGGCGAGAAGCTGCTGAACGAGCAAACCATAAAAATCTGGTTTGCGTTTCGCGGTGAAGCCCATGCCAATAAAGCCATCGCCCAGTTCAGCGACACGCGCGATGACCACTTGCGGGACATGATTTTCAATGCGTTCCTTGAGATAGCCACCGCACAGCAGGCGACTGATCCAGGGAAAATTGCCAGAGATGCGACCCACGGTACGTTGGCCTTGCTGGAGGGCATGTGGACGGACTATCTGCTGCATTCAGATTCATTCAGCCGCACATCAGCGGCGCGCATCATATTCCGGTTTCTGTCCGCGCTGTTCCCGCAGCATTTCAACCTTGAGGGCGCGGTTGTGGAACGGGATCTGCCCTGCACATCCTCATAA